One window from the genome of Rhodopseudomonas sp. P2A-2r encodes:
- a CDS encoding PilZ domain-containing protein produces the protein MATTERRKGERVVFERGFPAHMMGIDGTWRRACTMEDISEVGAKLTVEGSVEGLHLKEFFLLLSSTGLAYRRCELAWVNGDQIGVNFLKQGDKKKKSKRSESEETA, from the coding sequence ATGGCAACGACAGAACGGCGCAAGGGTGAGCGCGTCGTATTCGAGCGTGGCTTCCCGGCGCATATGATGGGCATCGACGGCACCTGGCGTCGCGCCTGCACCATGGAAGACATTTCTGAGGTTGGCGCCAAGCTGACCGTCGAGGGCTCGGTCGAGGGGCTGCATCTCAAGGAGTTCTTCCTGCTGCTGTCATCGACCGGTCTGGCCTATCGCCGCTGCGAACTGGCCTGGGTCAACGGCGACCAGATCGGCGTCAATTTCCTCAAGCAAGGCGACAAGAAGAAAAAGTCCAAGCGGTCGGAGAGCGAAGAGACCGCCTGA